One segment of Paraburkholderia sp. PGU19 DNA contains the following:
- a CDS encoding IS3 family transposase (programmed frameshift), whose translation MFKVPNHAYTAEFRAAAVQRIKDGQSIRAVARELKMSPQTLRNWVKAAEAGKLNGAGTKAVTPEQMELSRLRAENKRLQMELEIGKKSGGVLREGPPLKYAWIDMQCRHFPLSALCEVLSVSLNGYRAWKRGGTPERKRLSNEQLLALIRTIHAEVKGAYGSPRMTEEIRARGFPASKERVERLMRENGIRARHKKRYKVTTDSKHKLPVAENLLERNFTPTAPNRVFTSDITYIWTDEGWLYLAIVLDLFNREVVGWSIKPRMTADIVIDALTMAWFRRRPEPGAMHHSDRGSQYASHDFQRKLTEYGMRCSMSRKGNCWDNAPTESFFNSLKNERVHATRYRTHQEAMADLFEYLEVFYNRSRRHSSLGFASPVQFLQDWIKAQQTKDAAA comes from the exons ATGTTCAAGGTACCAAACCATGCATATACGGCTGAGTTCAGGGCGGCCGCAGTACAACGGATCAAGGATGGGCAAAGCATCCGTGCCGTGGCCCGTGAATTGAAGATGTCACCGCAGACACTGCGCAACTGGGTGAAAGCTGCAGAGGCAGGAAAGCTGAACGGCGCCGGGACAAAGGCTGTGACGCCGGAACAAATGGAGCTGTCGCGCCTGCGAGCCGAAAACAAGCGCCTGCAGATGGAACTTGAAATCG GTAAAAAAAGCGGCGGCGTTCTTCGCGAAGGACCTCCTTTGAAGTACGCCTGGATTGATATGCAGTGCCGGCACTTTCCGCTGTCGGCCCTGTGCGAGGTCCTGTCGGTCAGTCTGAACGGCTATAGAGCATGGAAGCGCGGTGGCACGCCCGAGCGCAAACGCCTGAGCAACGAACAGTTGCTGGCGCTGATCCGCACTATCCACGCCGAGGTCAAGGGCGCCTATGGATCGCCACGGATGACCGAGGAGATTCGCGCCCGTGGCTTTCCGGCCAGCAAGGAACGGGTCGAGCGGCTCATGCGCGAGAACGGTATCCGGGCCCGGCACAAGAAGCGCTACAAGGTAACGACGGACTCGAAGCACAAGCTGCCAGTCGCAGAGAATCTGCTAGAGCGCAACTTTACGCCGACGGCGCCGAATCGCGTGTTCACTTCGGATATCACGTACATCTGGACCGACGAGGGCTGGCTGTATCTGGCGATCGTGCTGGACCTGTTCAACCGGGAAGTTGTCGGCTGGTCGATCAAGCCGCGCATGACGGCGGACATCGTGATCGACGCGCTGACAATGGCGTGGTTTCGACGTCGGCCCGAGCCGGGCGCCATGCATCACTCCGACCGTGGTAGCCAGTACGCGAGCCACGACTTCCAGCGCAAGCTGACGGAATATGGCATGCGCTGCTCGATGAGTCGCAAGGGAAACTGCTGGGACAACGCGCCGACGGAAAGCTTTTTTAACAGCCTGAAAAACGAGCGCGTCCATGCGACACGTTACCGGACGCATCAGGAAGCGATGGCAGACTTGTTTGAATACCTGGAAGTGTTTTATAACCGCAGTCGTCGTCATTCGTCGCTCGGCTTCGCATCGCCGGTTCAGTTTCTGCAAGACTGGATCAAAGCTCAGCAGACCAAGGATGCCGCTGCGTAA